The proteins below come from a single Chloroflexota bacterium genomic window:
- the lysS gene encoding lysine--tRNA ligase — MREYSEIEKFRLAKLERLRARGEEPYPPRLQRTHTTGEAVSAYKAALAASGASADPHDSQVRAIVCGRIRSIRTMGKSAFAHIEDGAGKLQLYFRADEVGVEALKNFQADHDLGDFIQAEGVMVQTKAGEITLRVASFRMLAKGISPLPAAKEEVVDGERKVYSAFDNPEARYRQRYADLAVNPEVRDIFHARAKVVAALRRFLDINGFLEVETPILQPLYGGAAARPFTTHHNQLHQDLYLRISFELYLKRLLVGGLERVYEIGRDFRNEGVSFKHNPEFTQLEFYMAYADYNDVMALTELMLSTVAEEVLGTRKVTYQGHEIDFTPPWPRVTIHDAVLERSGIDLTQFPAAEALAEAMIAKGHKPEPKSTRGKLIDSLIGHYVEPNLIQPTFLLDYPRDISPLAKSKPGDPTTVERFELYVAGFELCNAFTELNDPLDQEARFLEMSQDYAAGDEEQHPLDEDYLQAMRYGMPPNGGFGMGVDRLTMLLTDKATIREVLLFPHLRTKEE; from the coding sequence ATGCGCGAGTATTCCGAGATTGAAAAATTCCGATTAGCAAAACTGGAACGTTTGCGGGCGCGGGGCGAAGAACCTTACCCGCCTCGCCTTCAACGCACTCACACCACCGGGGAAGCCGTCTCGGCCTACAAGGCCGCTCTGGCGGCGAGCGGAGCGAGCGCCGACCCGCACGACTCGCAAGTCAGGGCCATCGTCTGTGGCCGCATCCGTTCAATTCGGACGATGGGCAAGTCGGCCTTTGCCCACATTGAAGACGGCGCGGGCAAACTGCAACTCTACTTCCGCGCCGACGAAGTTGGCGTTGAGGCGCTCAAGAACTTTCAGGCCGACCACGACCTGGGCGACTTTATTCAGGCCGAGGGCGTGATGGTGCAGACGAAGGCCGGCGAGATCACCCTGCGAGTGGCCTCGTTCCGCATGTTGGCTAAAGGCATCAGCCCCCTGCCTGCCGCCAAAGAAGAAGTAGTGGACGGTGAACGCAAAGTATATTCGGCCTTCGACAACCCCGAAGCCCGCTACCGCCAGCGTTACGCCGATTTGGCCGTCAACCCTGAAGTGCGCGACATCTTCCACGCCCGGGCCAAAGTCGTGGCCGCCTTGCGCCGCTTTCTCGACATCAACGGCTTTCTGGAGGTGGAGACGCCGATCCTGCAACCGCTTTACGGCGGGGCGGCGGCGCGGCCTTTCACCACCCATCACAACCAACTGCACCAGGATTTGTACCTGCGAATTTCGTTCGAGCTTTACCTGAAACGCCTGCTGGTGGGCGGCCTTGAGCGGGTGTACGAAATTGGCCGCGACTTCCGCAATGAGGGCGTGAGCTTCAAACACAATCCGGAGTTCACCCAGCTTGAGTTCTATATGGCTTACGCCGATTACAACGACGTGATGGCCCTCACCGAGTTGATGTTGTCAACCGTGGCTGAGGAAGTTCTGGGAACGCGCAAAGTGACTTATCAAGGCCACGAGATTGACTTCACCCCGCCCTGGCCGCGAGTCACTATTCACGACGCAGTGCTGGAACGGTCGGGTATTGACCTGACTCAGTTCCCCGCCGCCGAGGCGCTGGCCGAGGCCATGATTGCCAAAGGCCACAAGCCGGAACCAAAATCCACCCGTGGCAAGCTGATTGACAGTCTAATCGGCCACTACGTCGAGCCGAATTTGATCCAACCGACGTTCCTGCTGGATTATCCGCGCGATATTTCGCCGCTGGCCAAGAGCAAACCGGGCGACCCGACGACGGTCGAACGATTTGAGTTATACGTGGCCGGCTTCGAGTTATGCAACGCCTTCACCGAGCTGAACGACCCGCTTGATCAGGAAGCGCGCTTTTTGGAGATGAGCCAGGATTACGCCGCCGGCGACGAGGAGCAACACCCGCTGGACGAAGATTATTTGCAGGCCATGCGCTACGGCATGCCGCCCAACGGCGGCTT